In Stutzerimonas stutzeri, a genomic segment contains:
- a CDS encoding DUF305 domain-containing protein produces MNNYARFGAMIATSTLVMFGLMYLNVYQLDHIFFSETRAYMALVMGATMAIIMLAYMLGMYQKRGVNIAIFAGSVAVFALSLWLVRSQQTVDQVSWMKAMIPHHSIAILTSERASISDPRVRELADQIIQSQREEIAEMKALISDLQGRE; encoded by the coding sequence ACGTCTACGCTGGTCATGTTCGGCTTGATGTACCTGAACGTGTATCAGCTCGACCACATTTTCTTCAGCGAGACCCGCGCCTACATGGCGCTGGTGATGGGCGCCACAATGGCAATCATCATGTTGGCGTACATGCTCGGGATGTATCAGAAGCGTGGCGTGAATATCGCCATCTTCGCCGGCAGTGTGGCGGTGTTCGCCCTGTCCCTCTGGCTGGTGCGCAGCCAGCAGACGGTTGACCAGGTGTCCTGGATGAAAGCGATGATCCCGCATCATTCCATCGCCATTCTGACGAGTGAACGCGCCAGCATCAGCGATCCGCGCGTGCGTGAGCTGGCCGATCAGATCATCCAATCGCAGCGTGAAGAAATCGCCGAGATGAAGGCGCTGATCAGCGACCTCCAGGGCCGTGAATAA